The Parabacteroides sp. AD58 genome includes a window with the following:
- a CDS encoding alkaline phosphatase: protein MLKADSIPGAKKGINIILFIGDGMSLAQWQTGMIMSHTPLHIKRMSSIGIVQTNALTSFVGDGPSHGTAIATGVKTDKGAVAMDNNDKPLKSIIEYAKEKGIASGIVSANTLMEGSIAPFIAHTKNRMQREEIALAYLQQKPDVFIGGGISYFSNRKDKRNLLKELEAKNYRIAKSIPEIQNTKSGRLAGFLPDTVIADSLNRGNTLATSVYSALNILEQQKKNFFLLVGDMFIDRASHAGNTKLVGLETINFDKAIGVALDFAEKNKNTVVLVVGGPEASGMTLTDGDMQKQEVTAKWTMPGMIHTGTMIPVFSYGTGAENFQGILENTELFFKIKKLLLNE from the coding sequence ATGTTGAAAGCGGATTCTATTCCTGGAGCAAAGAAAGGTATCAACATTATTCTATTCATAGGTGACGGCATGAGTTTGGCCCAATGGCAGACAGGGATGATTATGAGTCATACACCGTTGCATATTAAAAGAATGTCTTCTATAGGTATTGTTCAGACAAATGCCCTTACGAGTTTTGTAGGCGACGGACCATCTCATGGAACGGCCATAGCAACAGGTGTAAAAACAGACAAAGGAGCCGTTGCAATGGATAACAACGACAAGCCCCTAAAATCAATCATTGAATATGCGAAAGAAAAAGGAATTGCAAGCGGTATCGTGTCAGCCAATACGCTCATGGAAGGAAGCATTGCCCCTTTTATCGCACACACTAAAAACAGGATGCAACGAGAAGAAATTGCTTTAGCCTATCTCCAGCAAAAACCGGATGTCTTTATTGGAGGAGGAATAAGCTATTTTTCAAACCGCAAAGACAAAAGGAATTTATTGAAAGAGTTAGAAGCGAAGAACTATCGGATAGCGAAATCCATTCCTGAAATACAGAATACAAAAAGCGGAAGATTAGCCGGATTCCTTCCAGATACGGTAATAGCCGACAGTCTCAACCGAGGAAACACTCTGGCTACATCTGTTTACTCAGCTCTGAACATATTAGAACAACAGAAGAAGAACTTCTTTCTGCTGGTAGGCGATATGTTTATAGATCGGGCATCTCATGCTGGAAATACGAAATTAGTCGGATTAGAAACCATAAACTTCGATAAAGCTATCGGGGTGGCACTTGATTTCGCCGAGAAAAATAAAAACACAGTGGTCCTGGTTGTTGGTGGACCGGAAGCATCAGGCATGACTTTAACCGATGGAGATATGCAGAAACAAGAAGTAACAGCTAAATGGACAATGCCGGGAATGATTCACACCGGAACCATGATTCCCGTATTTTCCTACGGAACCGGAGCTGAAAACTTCCAAGGCATTCTGGAAAATACGGAATTGTTCTTTAAAATTAAAAAGCTGTTATTAAATGAGTGA
- a CDS encoding YccF domain-containing protein — MKTIGNIIWLIFGGLLTAIEYLISSLLLMVTIIGIPFGLQTLKLGILALWPFGKTVVDNGSSCGCLCLLMNIIWIFIGGFWICLTHFAFGLLLCITIIGIPFGRQHFKMAALALTPFGKTIQ; from the coding sequence ATGAAAACAATTGGAAACATTATCTGGCTTATTTTTGGAGGACTACTGACAGCCATCGAATACCTTATTTCCAGTCTGCTGCTTATGGTGACTATCATCGGTATTCCATTCGGGCTTCAAACGCTTAAACTGGGAATTTTAGCATTATGGCCATTCGGGAAAACGGTCGTCGACAACGGAAGTTCTTGTGGATGCCTGTGTCTGCTGATGAATATTATCTGGATATTTATAGGCGGATTCTGGATTTGTCTGACCCATTTTGCCTTTGGCCTGTTGCTTTGCATCACGATTATCGGCATTCCGTTCGGACGGCAACATTTCAAAATGGCCGCTTTAGCTTTGACTCCTTTCGGGAAAACGATACAATAG
- the murI gene encoding glutamate racemase, whose translation MYSSLPGPIGIFDSGYGGLTVFDKIRERMPEYDYIYLGDNARAPYGPRSFDVVYRFTRQAVMKLFAEGCQLVILACNTASAKALRTIQQRDLPVWDETRRVLGVIRPTVELMDRISRSKHVGVVGTAGTIASGSYQIEIAKMFPHIQVSSEACPMWVPLVENNEFASPGADYFVRKYLDELFRKDPLIDTLILGCTHYPLLIDKIRQYIPEGVTLLPQGEYVASSLEDYLHRHPEMDQKLTKGGTCRFLTTESAEKFSEAASVFLSRPIEVEQVVID comes from the coding sequence ATGTATTCTTCATTACCTGGTCCGATTGGTATCTTTGATTCTGGTTATGGTGGCTTGACTGTCTTTGACAAGATTCGGGAGCGTATGCCGGAATATGATTATATATATTTAGGGGATAATGCCCGGGCTCCGTATGGCCCTCGTTCCTTTGATGTCGTGTACCGTTTTACACGACAGGCTGTCATGAAGTTATTTGCCGAAGGCTGTCAGTTGGTCATTCTGGCTTGTAATACGGCTTCGGCAAAGGCTTTACGAACCATTCAGCAGCGGGATTTACCAGTGTGGGATGAAACTCGTCGTGTCTTGGGTGTTATCCGGCCAACAGTCGAGCTGATGGATCGGATTAGCCGTAGCAAACATGTGGGTGTGGTAGGAACAGCTGGTACGATTGCGTCCGGTTCCTATCAGATCGAGATTGCCAAGATGTTTCCTCATATCCAGGTTTCTTCAGAAGCCTGTCCGATGTGGGTTCCTTTGGTTGAGAATAATGAATTTGCTTCACCCGGAGCTGATTATTTCGTCCGGAAGTATCTGGATGAATTGTTCCGGAAAGATCCTTTGATTGATACCTTGATCTTGGGTTGTACCCATTATCCGTTGCTGATTGACAAGATCCGACAGTATATTCCGGAAGGAGTCACTTTGCTTCCTCAAGGTGAATACGTTGCCAGCAGCTTGGAAGATTATTTGCATCGGCATCCGGAGATGGACCAAAAGCTGACTAAAGGTGGTACTTGCCGGTTCTTGACAACCGAGTCTGCTGAAAAGTTTTCGGAAGCTGCGTCAGTCTTCCTGAGTCGTCCGATTGAGGTAGAGCAGGTTGTGATTGATTGA
- a CDS encoding DUF6242 domain-containing protein → MKSKIFLLITGCFAVLLSSCLGDSGYDSYYEVDKNCQITEFSLSSDSVSGLSDVKFTIDQLNGRIMNLDSMPFGTVIKKVICTVKYGSYVTKLDVVQEATGDTIEWNAEDSLDFSKPVKFITTSYDGMTKRIYHAQVNIHQVVPDSMVWSQYTTAMLPARAVNQKVISFSDGVTDYYYMYVQPSANAAYQLYRSKQSDASNWQEMSLTGLPEGKAVFSQIATFNHLYYVITNDGALYSSNDAANWQIVEGSPKLKALLGSVDESTNQPAVLSVIMEDENGLVFAAMDGNGEWKKGETVPSHFPVEGFSSASIYLMYTNRIILVGGKSANGQLQNASWATMNALDWAEQTDSYGNYFTKRQGTMMAYYDDMFYLIGGIDESGKPQKDIYRSSDYGVTWNYIDTLVVLPAAYQARGFASMLVDKDNYLMIFGGKSTINGQDLNDIWKGRINRLGFERQ, encoded by the coding sequence ATGAAAAGTAAAATATTTTTATTGATAACAGGTTGCTTCGCTGTTTTGTTGTCTTCCTGTTTAGGTGATTCTGGGTATGATTCGTATTATGAGGTTGATAAGAATTGCCAAATTACAGAATTTTCATTGAGTTCTGATTCCGTATCAGGACTTTCGGATGTTAAGTTTACGATCGATCAATTAAATGGACGTATTATGAACTTGGATTCGATGCCTTTTGGTACAGTGATTAAGAAAGTAATATGTACGGTTAAATACGGTTCTTATGTAACAAAATTGGACGTTGTTCAGGAAGCAACAGGAGATACCATAGAATGGAACGCTGAGGATTCTTTAGATTTCTCCAAACCGGTAAAGTTTATTACTACTTCGTATGACGGGATGACTAAGCGTATCTATCATGCTCAGGTCAATATCCATCAGGTGGTTCCCGATTCTATGGTTTGGAGTCAATATACAACAGCCATGTTACCGGCCAGAGCTGTCAATCAGAAAGTGATTTCATTCAGTGATGGAGTTACTGATTATTATTATATGTATGTACAGCCTTCGGCTAATGCGGCATATCAACTCTATCGCTCAAAGCAGTCGGATGCTTCAAATTGGCAAGAAATGTCATTGACAGGTCTCCCGGAAGGAAAGGCTGTCTTTTCTCAGATCGCAACTTTTAATCATTTATATTATGTTATAACGAATGACGGAGCTCTTTATTCATCGAATGATGCTGCTAATTGGCAGATTGTTGAGGGTTCTCCAAAGCTCAAAGCTCTTTTGGGCAGTGTAGATGAGAGTACGAATCAGCCCGCTGTTTTATCGGTGATTATGGAAGATGAAAATGGACTTGTCTTTGCAGCCATGGATGGTAATGGTGAGTGGAAAAAAGGAGAAACGGTTCCGTCTCATTTCCCGGTCGAAGGATTTTCGTCTGCTTCTATCTATTTAATGTATACGAATCGTATTATCCTTGTAGGAGGCAAATCGGCAAACGGACAATTGCAGAATGCCTCGTGGGCAACCATGAATGCTTTGGATTGGGCAGAACAGACAGATTCTTATGGTAATTATTTTACGAAACGACAAGGAACAATGATGGCTTATTATGATGATATGTTCTATTTAATAGGTGGAATAGATGAATCTGGAAAGCCACAGAAAGATATTTATCGTTCATCAGATTATGGTGTAACTTGGAATTATATTGATACATTGGTTGTTCTTCCTGCAGCATATCAGGCCCGAGGCTTTGCTTCCATGTTGGTTGATAAAGATAATTATCTGATGATTTTTGGAGGAAAGTCAACGATCAACGGTCAAGATTTAAACGATATTTGGAAAGGTCGTATCAATCGTTTGGGATTTGAACGGCAGTAA
- a CDS encoding OmpH family outer membrane protein: MKKLFLISCLLVVCAWMANAQKYALIDMEYILKNIPAYEMTNEQLSQVSKKWQNEVDALQQEAQNMYKTYQSDLVFLSAEMKTKREEEIVKKEQEAQDLKRKYFGADGELYKKRESLMKPIQDEIYNAVKEISEDKGYQLVIDRASAMSIIFASPKIDISNEVLVKLGYSK; encoded by the coding sequence ATGAAGAAGCTTTTTTTGATAAGTTGTTTGTTGGTTGTATGTGCCTGGATGGCTAATGCCCAAAAGTATGCTTTGATTGATATGGAATATATCCTGAAAAATATTCCAGCTTATGAAATGACGAACGAACAGTTAAGTCAGGTTTCAAAGAAGTGGCAGAATGAAGTGGATGCTTTACAGCAAGAAGCACAGAATATGTATAAGACTTATCAGAGTGATCTGGTTTTCCTTTCAGCCGAGATGAAAACGAAACGTGAGGAAGAAATAGTGAAGAAGGAGCAGGAAGCTCAGGATTTGAAGCGGAAATATTTTGGAGCAGATGGAGAATTGTATAAGAAACGTGAGAGCTTAATGAAGCCAATTCAGGATGAAATCTATAATGCCGTGAAAGAAATATCGGAAGATAAAGGATATCAGTTGGTAATAGACCGGGCTTCCGCTATGAGTATTATATTTGCTTCACCCAAGATTGATATCAGTAATGAAGTGCTTGTAAAGTTAGGATATTCAAAATAA
- a CDS encoding DUF6089 family protein, with product MNTFLFRRVFYLVFLLVGSCWAGRAQEYKYEIGGMVGGSYYMGDLNKNAFFKGLNPSLGVVFRYTPNFRWAVKTDLLWGRVSGSTDGMENFFPNGATASFDRNFFELGGQMEFNFMPYSDKFAYLNTKRFSPYVFMGLGVTVAPGNQTFASLNIPLGIGVKYKIINRLNLGCEFSFRKLFGDSFDVTDGNNGFLNNPYGVASSAFKNKDWYSLLMFSVTWDFGPRCQPCNNRFSNGVY from the coding sequence ATGAATACTTTTCTTTTTCGGCGTGTCTTTTATTTGGTATTTTTGCTTGTCGGTAGTTGTTGGGCCGGCAGAGCACAAGAATATAAATATGAAATCGGCGGTATGGTAGGTGGTTCCTATTATATGGGCGATTTAAATAAAAATGCGTTCTTTAAAGGATTGAATCCTTCATTAGGTGTAGTTTTTCGTTATACACCTAATTTCCGTTGGGCAGTAAAAACGGATTTGCTGTGGGGACGAGTTTCTGGAAGTACTGATGGTATGGAAAATTTTTTTCCTAATGGTGCTACAGCTTCATTTGATCGGAATTTCTTTGAATTAGGCGGTCAGATGGAATTTAACTTTATGCCTTATAGTGATAAGTTTGCCTATCTGAATACGAAGCGATTCTCTCCTTATGTATTTATGGGCTTGGGTGTAACGGTCGCTCCCGGAAATCAGACCTTTGCTAGTTTGAATATTCCGTTGGGAATAGGAGTCAAGTATAAGATCATTAACCGGCTGAATTTAGGATGCGAATTTTCTTTCCGTAAATTGTTTGGAGATTCGTTTGATGTGACAGACGGTAATAATGGTTTTCTGAATAATCCTTATGGAGTAGCCAGTAGCGCATTCAAGAATAAAGATTGGTATTCATTGCTGATGTTTTCAGTTACGTGGGATTTTGGACCGCGTTGTCAGCCTTGTAATAACCGGTTTAGTAACGGTGTTTATTAA
- a CDS encoding BamA/OMP85 family outer membrane protein has product MYKGIVLFFLFLSVTFGVLAQENGSDTAKVEKPADLPVISYSLTPKKYKIADIKVTGVKNYDDFVLIGFSGLSVGDEISVPGDEVTAAVKAFWKHGLFSDVKILANKIEGDSIWLEYQLKQRPRISEVNYHGIKKGEREDLEAKLGLKKGFQITPNVLDRAKILIEKFFDGKGFKNVDVNIQQKDDIAHEGEVILDIYIDKNEKTKIHRIYFEGNNALTAHQLKKAMKKTNEKFSLFNDWKTSILEMFSTKKFTTEEYENDKKNLISKYNEFGYRDAVLLADSVVNFDEKKVDIFLKVDEGEKYYLKDIRFVGNTKYSTDYLMAVLGMKAGEVYNQKKLSDRLSMDEDAVSNIYFNNGYLFFNADPVEVEVENDSIALEIRIQEGPQATINRVIINGNDRLYEDIVRRELRTKPGKLFSREDLMRSVREIAQMGHFDPENMNPRPIPDPENGTVDIEYNLVSKANDQIEFSAGWGQTGVIGKLSLKFTNFSMRNFLNPKSYKGIIPQGEGQTLTLSGQTNGRYYQAYSISFLDPWFGGKRPNTLSVSAYFSKQTDISTSYLNNMYSGYNPYYYGGYPYYGGYGGYYGGYYPGYGYGYGYNTGSYELALNPDKSIMMFGLAAGYGKRLNWPDDFFQFMATLNYQVYMMHDWDYFLVNNGTCHNVNLELLLQRNSIDNPLYTRSGSQFSFSVAATPPFSLFDGKDYASMSDQDPEKFKMIEYHKWKFKAKVFSPLAPLTVKRTPVLMTRAEFGFLGTYNKHKRSPFETFYMGGDGMTGYSSTYATETIGLRGYENGSIAGNGGYSSYGYAYTRLSMELRYPFILEPSSTIYGLVFVEAGNAWTDMSNYNPFDLKRSAGVGVRIFLPMIGLMGIDWAYGFDEPNYGSSGKRSGSNFHFIIGQEF; this is encoded by the coding sequence ATGTACAAAGGAATAGTGCTGTTTTTCCTTTTCTTGAGTGTCACCTTCGGTGTGTTGGCTCAAGAGAATGGAAGTGATACTGCGAAGGTTGAGAAACCGGCAGATTTGCCGGTGATTTCTTACTCGTTAACGCCGAAGAAGTATAAGATTGCGGATATCAAGGTAACGGGTGTGAAGAATTATGATGATTTTGTGCTGATCGGATTTTCCGGTTTATCAGTAGGTGATGAGATTTCTGTGCCGGGAGATGAGGTAACAGCTGCTGTCAAAGCTTTCTGGAAACATGGGTTGTTTTCGGATGTGAAGATTTTAGCGAATAAGATTGAAGGTGATTCAATCTGGCTGGAATATCAGTTAAAACAGCGTCCGCGTATTTCGGAAGTTAATTATCATGGTATCAAGAAAGGTGAACGGGAAGACCTGGAAGCTAAATTAGGCTTGAAGAAAGGATTCCAGATTACACCGAATGTTTTGGACCGTGCCAAGATTCTTATAGAAAAGTTCTTTGATGGAAAAGGATTTAAGAATGTGGATGTAAATATCCAGCAAAAGGATGATATTGCTCATGAGGGCGAAGTTATTTTGGATATTTATATTGACAAGAATGAAAAGACCAAGATTCATCGCATCTATTTTGAGGGGAATAATGCATTGACAGCTCATCAATTGAAAAAAGCCATGAAAAAGACGAATGAAAAATTCAGTCTTTTCAATGACTGGAAAACGAGTATCTTGGAAATGTTCAGCACGAAGAAATTTACTACAGAAGAATATGAAAATGATAAAAAGAATTTAATCTCTAAATACAATGAATTTGGATATCGAGATGCCGTTCTTTTGGCAGACAGCGTTGTGAATTTTGATGAAAAGAAAGTTGATATATTCTTGAAGGTTGATGAAGGAGAAAAATACTATTTGAAAGATATTCGTTTTGTAGGTAACACAAAGTATTCTACAGACTACTTGATGGCGGTTTTGGGAATGAAAGCTGGCGAGGTGTATAACCAGAAGAAATTGTCTGACCGTTTAAGTATGGATGAGGATGCGGTTTCGAATATTTACTTTAATAATGGTTACTTGTTCTTTAATGCGGATCCGGTAGAAGTGGAAGTGGAAAACGACTCTATCGCTTTGGAAATTCGTATTCAGGAAGGTCCGCAGGCTACGATTAATCGTGTCATCATTAACGGTAATGACCGGTTGTATGAAGATATAGTTCGACGTGAGTTGCGTACGAAACCGGGTAAGTTGTTCAGTCGTGAGGATTTGATGCGTTCTGTTCGTGAAATTGCTCAAATGGGACACTTCGATCCGGAAAACATGAATCCGCGTCCTATTCCAGATCCGGAAAACGGAACAGTAGATATTGAGTATAATTTGGTGTCCAAAGCGAATGACCAGATTGAGTTCTCTGCCGGTTGGGGACAAACCGGTGTGATTGGTAAGCTGAGTTTGAAGTTTACGAACTTCTCTATGAGGAATTTCCTGAATCCGAAATCCTATAAAGGTATCATTCCCCAAGGTGAAGGTCAGACGTTGACATTAAGTGGTCAGACGAATGGACGTTATTATCAGGCATATAGTATTTCTTTCTTGGATCCTTGGTTTGGTGGTAAACGACCGAATACACTATCTGTGAGTGCTTATTTCTCAAAGCAGACGGATATCAGTACATCTTACTTGAATAATATGTATAGTGGATATAATCCATATTATTATGGTGGCTATCCTTATTATGGTGGCTATGGTGGTTATTATGGTGGCTATTATCCAGGTTATGGGTATGGATATGGATATAATACGGGAAGCTATGAATTGGCCTTAAACCCGGATAAGTCTATTATGATGTTCGGTTTGGCTGCCGGATATGGTAAGCGTTTGAACTGGCCGGATGACTTCTTCCAGTTTATGGCGACGCTGAACTATCAGGTGTATATGATGCACGATTGGGACTACTTCCTGGTTAATAACGGAACTTGCCATAATGTCAATTTGGAATTGTTGTTACAGCGTAACTCTATTGATAATCCGTTGTATACACGTAGCGGTTCACAGTTCTCATTCTCTGTAGCAGCAACACCACCATTCTCTTTGTTTGACGGCAAAGATTATGCTTCTATGAGCGATCAGGATCCGGAGAAGTTTAAGATGATTGAATACCATAAGTGGAAGTTCAAGGCAAAAGTGTTCTCGCCATTGGCTCCGCTGACTGTAAAACGTACACCGGTATTGATGACGCGTGCAGAATTTGGTTTCTTGGGAACTTATAACAAGCATAAACGTTCTCCGTTCGAAACCTTCTATATGGGTGGTGATGGTATGACAGGTTATTCAAGTACGTATGCTACCGAAACGATTGGTTTGCGTGGTTATGAGAATGGTAGTATTGCCGGTAATGGAGGCTATAGTTCGTATGGTTATGCATATACTCGTTTGTCAATGGAATTACGTTATCCGTTTATTTTGGAGCCGTCTTCAACTATTTACGGATTGGTATTTGTTGAGGCAGGTAATGCCTGGACCGATATGAGTAACTATAATCCGTTTGACTTGAAGCGTTCGGCAGGTGTCGGTGTTCGTATCTTCTTGCCGATGATCGGTCTGATGGGTATTGACTGGGCATACGGTTTCGATGAGCCTAATTATGGATCATCTGGTAAGCGTAGCGGAAGTAACTTCCACTTCATTATCGGTCAGGAATTCTAA
- a CDS encoding M23 family metallopeptidase — MNKQFTLIFIITGILSLIVTNSCQPKKQVEEEVDSEWVDSLQHVYEYGVCIDSMDVNRYEIRQGDNPAIIFSRLGFSALKADSITRASAHVLDPTKLKAGMHFCTLTTLDSMATIRYIAFAKSLTDYAVIDLTGDTIRAYEYTKDITLKRKYIEGTITSSLWNVIRDGGASPLLALKIADVYAWQIDFFDVKEGDSFQVIYHEAFIDDTIALEITSIDAAIFTHQGKAFTAIPFTQDSVFEYFDPEGNSLRKAFLKAPLDFFRITSRFSNARFHPILKRYRAHHGVDYAAPVGTPVKTIGAGTVIAKGYMNGGGHTVKIKHNSMYTTSYMHLSRYAKGLAVGSHVQQGEVIGYVGSTGLSTGPHLDFRVYKNGEAINPLAMDAPPSLPVKPELRDSFMLIKDRYLAELDSLHQQYTDTILEIKHIADSIQIHKPSNGKK; from the coding sequence ATGAACAAACAATTTACCCTCATTTTTATTATAACAGGCATTTTATCCCTGATTGTCACCAATAGTTGCCAACCTAAAAAACAAGTAGAAGAAGAAGTCGACAGCGAATGGGTTGACAGTCTGCAACATGTTTATGAATATGGTGTCTGCATTGATTCGATGGACGTAAACCGATATGAAATCCGGCAAGGAGACAATCCGGCAATTATCTTTTCCCGCTTAGGCTTTTCGGCCTTAAAGGCAGACAGCATCACACGCGCTTCGGCCCATGTACTCGACCCGACTAAACTGAAAGCTGGCATGCATTTCTGCACATTAACAACATTGGATTCAATGGCTACTATCCGATATATTGCCTTTGCCAAATCGCTGACAGATTATGCGGTTATCGATCTGACAGGCGATACGATCCGGGCATACGAATATACGAAAGATATTACCCTGAAACGGAAATATATTGAAGGTACTATTACATCTTCACTCTGGAATGTAATCAGAGACGGAGGAGCATCTCCGCTTCTGGCATTAAAGATAGCGGATGTATATGCCTGGCAGATTGACTTCTTCGATGTAAAAGAAGGAGATTCTTTCCAGGTAATCTATCATGAAGCCTTCATTGATGATACCATCGCACTAGAAATTACATCGATTGATGCAGCCATCTTCACGCATCAGGGAAAAGCCTTTACTGCAATCCCTTTTACGCAGGACAGCGTGTTTGAATATTTCGATCCGGAAGGAAACAGCCTGCGGAAGGCATTCTTGAAAGCACCGCTCGACTTCTTCCGTATTACTTCCCGTTTCAGTAACGCCCGCTTCCATCCGATCCTGAAGCGTTACCGTGCTCACCACGGAGTAGACTATGCGGCTCCAGTCGGAACACCAGTCAAGACGATCGGTGCCGGCACAGTCATTGCCAAAGGCTATATGAATGGCGGAGGACATACGGTAAAGATAAAACATAACTCCATGTATACAACATCGTACATGCACTTGAGCCGATATGCCAAAGGATTAGCCGTAGGCAGTCATGTGCAGCAAGGTGAAGTGATCGGCTATGTCGGATCAACTGGATTGTCAACAGGACCTCACCTCGATTTCCGGGTTTATAAAAACGGAGAAGCCATCAATCCATTAGCCATGGACGCACCGCCGTCGCTGCCTGTCAAGCCTGAATTGCGAGACAGCTTTATGCTGATCAAGGACAGATACCTTGCCGAATTAGACAGCCTGCATCAACAGTATACAGATACGATACTTGAGATTAAACATATTGCCGATTCAATACAGATTCATAAACCATCAAACGGGAAGAAATAA
- a CDS encoding isoprenyl transferase translates to MSLEEKIDKNHLPQHVAIIMDGNGRWAKARGFERYMGHQEGVVSVRKVVEAASDLGIKYLTMYTFSTENWNRPIEEVHALMTLMVAAIKRETPDLMKNNVRLDAIGDLSRLPEEARNTLQECIEETSVNTGTTVILALSYSSRWEITEAVRQIADKVRKGDLDISEITESTVSDYLTTRNIPDPDLLIRTGGEQRLSNFLLWQLSYAEFYFTNVYWPDFRKEELFEAILYYQQRERRFGKTSEQLIL, encoded by the coding sequence ATGTCGTTAGAAGAAAAGATTGACAAAAATCACTTGCCGCAACATGTGGCAATTATTATGGACGGTAATGGGCGATGGGCGAAGGCCCGTGGCTTTGAACGCTATATGGGACATCAGGAAGGTGTGGTTTCTGTACGTAAGGTTGTTGAAGCTGCATCTGATTTGGGGATCAAATACCTCACGATGTATACGTTCTCAACAGAAAACTGGAACCGGCCGATCGAAGAAGTTCATGCTCTGATGACGCTTATGGTAGCTGCCATTAAACGTGAAACGCCCGATTTGATGAAAAACAATGTAAGACTGGATGCTATTGGCGATTTATCGCGATTGCCGGAAGAAGCCCGTAATACTTTACAAGAATGTATTGAAGAAACTTCTGTCAATACGGGAACAACGGTTATATTGGCATTGAGTTATTCGTCCCGTTGGGAAATAACGGAGGCTGTTCGGCAAATTGCAGATAAGGTCCGTAAGGGAGACTTAGATATATCGGAAATAACAGAAAGTACCGTATCCGATTATCTGACTACCCGAAATATCCCAGATCCGGATTTATTAATTCGTACGGGTGGTGAACAACGTTTAAGTAATTTCCTGTTATGGCAGCTTTCATATGCTGAGTTTTACTTTACGAATGTTTACTGGCCGGACTTTAGGAAAGAAGAGTTGTTTGAGGCAATATTGTATTACCAGCAGCGTGAACGACGCTTTGGTAAAACAAGTGAGCAATTAATTTTATAA
- a CDS encoding OmpH family outer membrane protein gives MKKLIALLLMILPFAGVVNAQEVKIAFVNTQEVFMAMPEVADMQKKMDDLNAKYKKELETMQSEFQKKYSDFVAQQDSLTENIKVRRMQDIQDMQQRMDNFVQVAQQDVNKQQQDLVAPIQQKMADAIKAVGAEQGYTYIIDPQVLLYTGPNAIDATPMVKTKLGLK, from the coding sequence ATGAAGAAACTTATTGCTTTATTGTTAATGATCCTGCCTTTTGCAGGAGTCGTAAATGCTCAGGAAGTTAAAATTGCTTTTGTAAATACACAGGAAGTGTTCATGGCAATGCCGGAAGTTGCTGATATGCAGAAGAAGATGGATGACTTGAATGCTAAGTATAAGAAAGAGTTGGAGACAATGCAGAGTGAATTTCAGAAGAAATATTCAGACTTTGTAGCTCAGCAGGATTCTTTGACGGAGAATATCAAAGTAAGAAGAATGCAGGATATTCAGGATATGCAGCAGCGTATGGATAACTTCGTTCAGGTGGCTCAGCAGGATGTAAACAAGCAGCAGCAAGATTTGGTCGCTCCGATTCAACAGAAGATGGCTGATGCTATTAAAGCAGTAGGTGCTGAACAGGGTTATACTTATATCATCGATCCGCAAGTGTTGCTTTATACAGGCCCGAATGCCATTGACGCAACACCGATGGTAAAGACTAAATTAGGATTGAAATAA